Proteins encoded in a region of the Elusimicrobiaceae bacterium genome:
- a CDS encoding NADP-dependent isocitrate dehydrogenase — MEKIKVHTPIVEMDGDEMTRIIWAMIKEKLVLPYLDVDLKYYDLGVKHRDDTDDQITVDAANAIKEYGVGVKCATITPDADRVKEYKLKQAWKSPNGTIRSILDGTVFRKPIMVKNITPAVRSWKKPITVGRHAYGDLYRSAEIVAAEAGRAEMIFTPASGKPESRVLVHEFKGPGILMGIHNTDKSIASFARACINYALSEKVDVWFAAKDTISKKYHARFKSIFTEEVEKRKADFAAAGINYRYLLIDDAVAQVMKHEGGILWAMKNYDGDVFSDMVAAGFGSLGMMTSVLVSPDGKFEFEAAHGTVKRHYYKHLAGETTSTNSVASIFAWTGAIAKRGELDNTPEVVAFAHKLEESVIECIEKGIVTKDLIPLMKKAPKTFQNTGEFIDSVAQRLSRKLKTKKCKAA, encoded by the coding sequence ATGGAAAAAATCAAGGTGCATACCCCCATAGTCGAGATGGACGGAGATGAAATGACCCGTATCATATGGGCCATGATCAAGGAAAAGCTTGTTCTGCCGTATCTTGACGTTGATTTGAAATATTACGATCTTGGCGTCAAGCATCGCGACGATACCGACGATCAGATTACCGTTGACGCGGCCAACGCCATCAAGGAATACGGCGTGGGCGTGAAATGCGCCACCATCACGCCCGACGCCGACCGCGTGAAAGAATACAAGCTCAAGCAGGCGTGGAAATCCCCCAACGGCACCATCAGAAGCATTCTTGACGGCACGGTATTCCGAAAGCCGATCATGGTAAAAAACATCACACCCGCGGTGCGCAGCTGGAAGAAACCTATTACCGTAGGCCGCCACGCTTACGGCGATCTGTACCGGTCGGCTGAAATTGTGGCGGCCGAAGCCGGCAGGGCCGAGATGATTTTCACGCCCGCCAGCGGCAAGCCCGAATCCCGCGTGCTGGTGCATGAATTCAAGGGGCCCGGAATCCTGATGGGCATTCATAACACCGACAAATCCATAGCGTCCTTTGCCCGCGCCTGCATCAACTACGCGCTGAGCGAAAAAGTGGATGTGTGGTTCGCCGCGAAAGACACCATCAGCAAAAAATACCATGCCCGGTTCAAATCCATTTTCACAGAGGAAGTGGAAAAACGGAAAGCCGACTTTGCGGCGGCCGGCATCAATTACCGGTACCTGCTTATAGACGACGCTGTAGCCCAGGTCATGAAACATGAAGGCGGCATTCTGTGGGCGATGAAGAACTATGACGGCGACGTATTTTCCGACATGGTGGCCGCGGGGTTCGGCTCGCTGGGCATGATGACGTCGGTGCTTGTTTCGCCCGACGGCAAGTTCGAGTTTGAGGCTGCCCACGGCACCGTCAAACGCCATTACTACAAGCATCTGGCCGGCGAAACCACGAGCACCAACTCGGTCGCTTCGATTTTCGCGTGGACGGGCGCGATCGCCAAGCGCGGCGAGCTTGATAACACGCCGGAAGTGGTTGCTTTCGCGCACAAACTTGAGGAATCCGTGATCGAGTGCATCGAAAAAGGCATCGTGACGAAAGACCTCATTCCTTTAATGAAGAAAGCCCCCAAAACTTTCCAGAACACAGGCGAGTTTATTGACAGTGTGGCACAGCGGCTTTCCAGGAAGCTAAAGACCAAAAAATGCAAAGCAGCGTAA